From the Phoenix dactylifera cultivar Barhee BC4 unplaced genomic scaffold, palm_55x_up_171113_PBpolish2nd_filt_p 000503F, whole genome shotgun sequence genome, one window contains:
- the LOC108511590 gene encoding 40S ribosomal protein S29 yields the protein MGHSNVWNSHPKNYGPGSRACRVCGNPHGLIRKYGLMCCRQCFRSNAKDIGFIKYR from the exons ATGGGTCACTCCAACGTCTGGAACTCCCATCCCAAGAACTATGGCCCTGGatctagggcttg CCGTGTTTGTGGCAATCCGCATGGTTTGATTCGGAAGTACGGGCTCATGTGTTGCAGGCAGTGCTTCCGCAGCAATGCCAAGGATATTGGCTTCATCAAG TATcgttaa